DNA sequence from the Oryza brachyantha chromosome 5, ObraRS2, whole genome shotgun sequence genome:
ATTTGCTTGTCCCTACCCGTTAACTGCATTGCTCCGTAGGACTAGGGGAGGAGGAGTAGGGACAGTGGTAgatccagaaaaaatattaggagggACTGAACGAAACAGAACTGCTTTCCGTCCTTCCTTCTCTTCAAAAATACTAGAAATTTTGTTACGGGGGCTAAGGGGGCTTCAATAGCGCATATGAGGTAGGAGGGGCTGAAACCCCCTAGCCCCGGTGGTAGATCCGCCCCTGAGTAGGAACGACGACAACAACGACATCGACATGTGTGGACAGGCGATGGCTTTGAGTGCTGGCTTGCCGGAGCCGAAGAAGATCAGTAACTGTGGGGGTCTAGCTCTAGGCTATAGCGGTGTGACATCTTGGATCAAACTTAGGTTAGAACGGTTTTAAGTTTGAATTCcatctttatttaaaaaatcatataaaaattatttattattctatTACAAGAGGCACGTGACTtaattttttgcatatttaaattaatttatttttagtaagataaatgattaaactaTAGGATAAGAGTCAAgttcattaaatatttatggcaGAAGGGAGTGCCCTAATATTTCACGCGAGTTTAAATCCATTGCACGACGTGGCAGCAGAGCGGTACTTTCTACGTATATCGGTGTGGATAAATTTCTATGGTGAAGAACAGATTATAGATGGTTTATtaattgaaaaagaaattcaaaatggcaaaggaaagaaaaagaatccCTGCAAGgcaaaaaaattctctatTTTCCTTCACAAAGGCCTTTCAACCCACGCACTGGCCCAATTGCGGCCCAAATCCGGCCCAAAGAAAACCAGAATCCCCCCTGCCGTGGGCCCAGAAAGCCCACCATCCCAAAACCCTAGGGCAACTCCTCTATATAGCTCTCcctcctcgcgccgccaccaTTCCTTCCCCTTAGCCGGAGGCGAGAAGAAGCAGGCGAACCCGAAGCcctagcgccgccgccgccgccatggtgaGCTCGTCGCGCCCCCACCCACCCGACCGTCCCTCCCTTACTTCTGGCTGGCTTTGTCGCTCGCTGACGCCGCGCTGTATCGGCCTCGCAGGGTATcgacctcgtcgccggcgggaggAACAAGAAGACGAAGCGCACCGCGCCCAGGTCGGACGATGTCTACCTCAAGCTCATCGTCAAGGTATATCGCCGCGCTCGCTGCCACCGTGTTTGTTTAGGGTGCTTAACCTGTTGGTTCGGTAGATCTGTCAGCGCTTAGTGGCGGAAATGCCTCCTGGTTTGCTAATCAACGACGAACATGATTGGGGATTAGATTATCGGTTTAGAAATACTACAACCTATAATGCTAGGAGAAGAGAACGTTTTAGGTATTCATTTCTCATGGTTAGATGTGGGTTATGTTTGGTTATTGTGGGATTTTTGACTAGGCTTCATTTGTTGGAGTGAAATGGTCAACTAgggttttttttgtctaatttttcgatttctcATTAGTGTTTTCTTGGTTAGAGTGAAATGGTCAACTAGGTTATTTTTGTGTCTAATTGTTCGATTTCTGATCAGTGTTTTCTGCTGGTGGTGTGCAGCTGTACCGTTTCCTGTATAGGAGGACCAAGAGCAAATTCAATGCCGTCATCCTCAAGAGGCTCTTCATGAGCAAGACCAACCGCCCGCCACTCTCCCTCCGCCGTCTTGCCAAGTTCATGGAAGGGAAGGTAGGCAAACCGTTTCTATTGCCTTGTAATAGAACTTCAAGATTTGTTTCCCAATTGCATCTGCACAGCATTTTGGTACTTTGTTTGGTGAGTAATGGATGCTCAATGTGTCATCTTTATGTTTCAAACAGGAGGAGAAGAACATTGCTGTGATTGTTGGCACAGTCACAGATGACAAGAGGATCCAGGAGATCCCGGCAATGAAGGTTACTGCCCTGAGGTTCACAGAGACAGCTAGGGCAAGGATTGTAAATGCTGGTGGGGAGTGCCTCACATTCGACCAGCTTGCTCTCCGTGCTCCACTTGGAGAGAACACGGTATGCTAATGTCATTGCTTGTGTTTTTGTATGTAGCAGCTTTGTTTATAACTTCCATTTATTGCATTTTCTGGAGTGATTGCTCTATGGTTGTTTTTGGTTTGTGATTGCTCTATAACCTTACTACAATTAATGTAGAATGACACACTATGTGTTGATAAGGCCCAGTTGTTTCCTCATAGACAAAAACTGCTTATTGTTGCAATGCTACCTTGTAGATGATAAGTTGTCTAGGTCCATGACTCCGTGATACACGTACCGTTTGGTAAGTGTGGAATTGGGTACTTTTGAATCATCAtgatatttatatagttataatGTGTGTAATCATCAtgatatttatatagttataatGTGTGTTTATCTTGTTTTCTACCAAGTGGTCAAAAAATCTGTTATAGCTGAGTTCTGAATACTCTCTGTAAAAATGctctataattttcttttggaaagTTATCGCCACTATGTTttgaaaaaggttatttttctcttttaggtTCCCAGTGATGGTTTAAATTAACCATGCTAATACTGATGTCCTTTGACGAGTAAAACTGTTATTCTGAGGGAACTGTTGActatcttctaaaattcaacttgttaatttcttttttctgaaactGTGTTTTTTCTTGGCAATGATGATACTCTTTTACCCAGCTCATTATGAGACTTCCCTTTGTGGGTTGTCATGGATATGAACTTTTCCTTTGTATCTGAGCTCACTCAAgaatttctttgatttttttgaatgcTTATTTTGATTTAATTCTGTTAGTATCTGTCTAGTTGGCTTGCTATAAATCTACATTAGTTTATGTTTTCTTCTGCCGTGATGATACCATTTTACTCAGCTCATTATGAGACTTCCCTTTGTGGGTTGTTTGGGATATGAACTTTCCCTTGTACCTGAGCAGACTAGTTTAAAACATGATGTATATTAGTAGTCTTGGTGACAGTAAATGTCAAATTACTTTCAGTTTTGTCAATTGATAGGAAAATATGTTGAAGATGTCAACATGCTCTTTAGCATACATTACCATTTGAGCAGTTGATGAATTTGGCATTTGATGTTCCAACACATTGCAGGTCCTCCTGAGGGGCCCCAAGAACGCCCGTGAGGCCGTCAGGCACTTCGGCAAGGCTCCTGGTGTGCCGCACAGCCACACGAAGCCATACGTGCGCTCCAAGGGGAGGAAGTTCGAGAAGGCTCGTGGCAGGAGGAACAGCCGTGGATTCAAGGTCTAAGCCAGCTCCCGTTTGCGAGCGTTGCCGTCGGCGTTGTGCCACCATTGTTCTGTTTGAGCAATCGACAGTAATTAGTAGTCACTTTTCTACTGAGAGTAGCAAAACTTATTGTGTCTGTGTCAGTTCTGAAAGATATTTTGAAGGATCCTTCGTACTGTCGTTTTTGGGCAAGAAGactatgttttcttttgtttcttcccTATTAGGGCTTGAAAATTTTCTCTTCCATTGCTCAGTGATGGTAAAAGCTCGCTAGTAGTATCGTTAAGCTCTTAACGAGCTGTATGTCATGATAATATGGCTTTGCGTCAGATCAAGAGTTCAATGGTacacaagaagaaaaaatgatttagatAGGTTAACCATTCATGCCATCATATCAAATTCCGATAGATTTATATTCTAAAAACCACAAcacttatattattatttatggttaaaCCATATGAATTCAAAGATACACCTTATACACGGTGCAATACTACGGAAAAAAATGTAGAATTTTCGATGACATTTGTTAGATGGCATGAGGATGAAAACGAAATACGTTTCTTTTTCCTTGTCACAAGCAACAAAAGATATTGTGGTGGTGTTAGAGAatcttttttgaaacaaagaaaaaacttagGTGCTCATAACGAGCATACACACAACTATGAAAAAGACtcataagatttttatattttctatattatctaattttatgatagctatttGATGGTATAAACAACCGAAGTTAAACATTTACTTTAGAATGATCAAACGAGGAATTTATTACCTTACAACGGACAAACGAGGAACTTACACAGATTATTTTTGTACAAAATAAAAGCAGGAGCTTGGAAAAAATGTCTacgaaaaatccaaaaatccaTGACCAGGAAAAATAAAGGCATGTGACCACGCACAACACTCTTGTCGCTTGCACTAAGTACATAACTAGATCAGGACATTTGCAAACTGTCACATTTTTCGGACGTAAGCAGTCacgtttttcttttgtttcgtGAGACACTCTACAAAGCTCGAAAACAAACGTGCATTAAATACCCCCCATAAATTACCTTATTCATtatctgcatgcatgttacTAATATACATtaccatcttttcgctttaaTTTATAAGAGCATATCTAACTGtctctctaaatttaactctCTAAATATCTATTTAGTCActctccaattttttttaagtcaaattcattttttcttcaaCAGTCTCTTCATCCATCCGCTCTATTCTAACTCTATGACGTCCGGGCCCGTGTGTCAGCCTgtttttcctccctctccctctcctatctcccccctctctcttttcttttctctttcactttctcttctcttcctctcgGCGGTCGTCAAGCAGGCGGCAACACAGCGGCCAGCGCGGCGCGGCACCGGCACGCGCGACGCGGGGGGCGGTGCGACGGCCAGCACGGCGCGGGGGAAGGGGGCACGACAGCCGACAAGACTGGAGATCtggagaggggaggatggGGCGAGCGGCGGTGCCGGTCTCggcgggcgggggcggcggtggcagcggctGCTGCGCCGAGTCTTGCttcggccggcggtggcggctgctGCGCCGGGTCTTGCtctggccggcggcggtcgtGGGGGCAGAGGGCGGATGGGAGACTAGTGGAGAGGGGAAGATGGTGGCCCCGAGGCCCACGTTTGGTAAGTGGAGTAGGCTGGCCGATTTTGTTAAGTGATAAAGGGGATTTGGCCGTCCGGATGGCTTGGAGAGTGGGATGGAGAGACCGTTGGAggatgatttttatttttcatttaaaatgactaaattttggcttgaaGAGTGGGATGGAGAGATTGTTAGAGATAccttaagccaaaatttaaaattttgatatttagatcactaagaatgcatatataaaaattttatttataaattactttttgtttgtaaatatgtcaccCAAAAATCACTCCCATAAAACATTTTATCTTGTAAACACGAGGGACCAAGCAACAATTAATCCTAATCAATGGTCATGGGCAACCTACCTATTACCTCGTAGGAGTAGGAGGTAATAGGTCACCAGATCCCCATGGATCTACTAAAATGGACGGTCCAGAATAGTTTAGGGgcaccttaaaaaaattccataaaCATATGGATAGATCATTTTGTTTCCATTtttgatgaaatataaaatttttaatcacttAAATTAAACTTACAAACTCTAGATCTAGCATAGATATGAAATTTGGAGTTATGTCAAACAGTGCCTTACATTTACAAATGATACTCCTATTTtgaaaagaatatataaattaactgCAATCAGCTGAATCAAAATTCCTTCCAGGTAATAGACCTACCCCTAGAGGCATCTGAGCTCCAGCTTGGGTATAAGATACATTAGTAAGACGGTTTAGACCTAATGCTTTCAAGTTCCAGTTCATGTTCACTGCTGGTCGCTTGCAGCAGACTGTCACTTCCCAGTAATTTGGCCTTCTGCCTTATGCAGACACATACCAGCTTTCCCTAGTGTCACAATTTCAGAGTTCAGGCTCACCCAATCACCCCACAACTGCAATCAAGAAGGCCAGTAAGTCAAGCTATATCAGCACTCCAGCAAGACCAAGATTATTCCACAGATGAACAGCTTCTGATCATCCATACATCAACACTGCAAATAGAGCTGTATCAGCTATGAACTGCGATCACTAAACTGGTCTGGCGACTGGCCTCCTGACCAGATGAGGTTGCCTTGCATGGCATCGACACTTCTCATATGCTTGATTGGTAGCGAACCCTCTGAAACCTAGAGTCGCCATCCATTATGGATATACTGAGGGCATCAGGGCCTCCAGCTCCTTGGCTTGGCTGTAGAGGGGGTGCCATTCTTCGGAGGTTTGCATTTGGTTTCTCAGGCATACCAAGTTTCACAAAGAATGTTGCGGTGCAGCCCTTCCCAACACCTTCGCTTTCAAGCCAGATGTTACCTTGCATTAGACTGACAAACCTGATAGGAACAGAGAGTGTCAATATATGTTAGATCTGggataaatatatgttagcACAGAGATATATTTAGTTAACAGCGAAAATGCATatgcaatttctttttcttggcaTACCTTCTCGAAAGGGCTAGACCCAATCCATTGCCACTGTTCCATTTGTCGGTTACATTGTCAGGGTGCGCAAATTTGGTGAAGGTGTGTGGCATATCTTGTGGGCTGATGCCACAACCTGTGTCTTTTACCTGTAGCAAAATATGATATCAGATACTCCACAGAATAACAAACTATTGCACGCACTAAATCAGTGGTTTGTAGGACGTGACCACAATACACAGGTGAACTTCGGAAGCATAACAAGTATCAGGGAAAGCTCAATCATGTATAACTATAATCTTAACAGACTGGCAATAGgcaaataaaagtaaagtccAAGCGCGAACCTGTACAGCCAAGTAAAAGGACCCATCAGATATAACTGGATGGTAGTCAGGATCATGTGGGCCTCTCAAAGCATCTGGTCTGGCCATAGAAGCTGTAATTGAAACGTGACCCTCCTTTGTGAACTTAATGGAGTTACCAGCAACATTTAGGATTATTTGCATCAATCGCTTTTGATCACCAATAGCTTGTGGAGGCAACTCTGGAGCCAAAGTAACCATAACTGACAGCCTCTTGCATGCCGCTACTGgcttaatcaaattaacaacCTACAAGATGAAGTACTGAGTTAAGCTCAACGAACAATAGCGAAATCCccatttcttcctttttcagacaatataatagaaaatctaaatcataaaactacagatAGGGGGCTTACATCTGTGAAGGTGGAGTGCAGATTAAAAGGCGCAATTTCCAGATCAAAACTCCCATTCTCAAGCTTTGAAACATCCAAAACATCATTTGTAAGGGTTGCCAGAAGATCACTACTCTTCAGTATAGTCTCAACCATTAGGCGCTGTTCAGCAGTTAGGTTTGTTTCTAAAAGGAGGGAGGACAAAGAAACGATTGCTCGCATAGGAGTCCGCATTTCATGGTTCATGACAGCAAGAAAATCATTACGGGCACAAATAGCCATTTCTGCTTCCCGACGTGCTGCATCGAGAGCAATATTTTGCTCCATTAGTAGATCACGGGCCCGCATGGACTCTTCCAAAATGGCAGCATGAGACAATGCAACTGCTACCTGAATGAGAAAAATAAGGCCATGTGGTTATGACTTTCACATCTTTCCATGAAACTTAGTTCACAGGTCACACCAACagaaatgattaaatttatcaaactGAATTGTATTCTCTAGTTCCCTACAACTGACTTATTCTCTAGTCTCTATCGAACATTATTGTGCGCAACCAACATCAGACTCAAGATATTGGGCACCAGAAAAGCATACCATTGGATGATTAAATGTACAATGAAATGCACATAAATGAAACTGATAGCTACCTGATCAGCGACAACTTCAACAAGCTCCAGTTCATGCGGCCGCCATTTTCTTGCGCTGTCTGGAGGGAGCATCAAAACCATTACTGCAAAGCTTTTTGCAGATAGCTCAGGCCAATCATTTATTTGGAAATTCGTAAGGTGCAGCAGTGGAACACGGACAGCCACAACCTCTGGTGGCACATACCTGCTTTTGTCAGCTTTTATCGAAGCTAATGGGGAGGTATGTGGAATTCTTTCTGCACGGTTACTATTAAAAACCTTACTGACAATGGGAAGGTTGATAGGAACAACTGATCCAATTGCCGCACTGTTATGTATTGTATGACAGAGCTGAAGCGCTGATCCAGAGCGGGTTGGCATCCACAGGGCACACTCTGCTAAACCAAGAGTCCTTCCCAGCTCAACAAGTGTAGTTCTCAGAATGGTGTGCCTGTCAAGCGTGCTTCTTATCTCATGGGTCAGCATGTGGACATGCCTTCCAGTCTCCTCCTGTGTTCTTATAATCCCCATTTCTCTGTCAAGCTCCTCAGCCTTATCCTTCAGAAATCTTTCTCTCAACTTCACATTCAACAAATCAGGAATTATATGCACAAGCATCAAAGCTGTGATGCATGAAACAACTGCTGTCGCTACTTTCGCCACTGTCAATACCACGGCTATGGTCTTGGTGTATATGGCAAAAGTCCACAAATTTATCAGGTGGGTCGCCCCACAAAGAACAATGAATGCACCAAATTGTATGAGCACCCATCGGTAAGGGAAGAATGCCGACttcttaacaaaatatatgagCTCCAAAGGAATCGAGAAGTAAGCAAgcgcaataaaaaaatcagatatgtACTGATACTTTACAAGGAGATCATCTGCCTGCCATAGTGGCTCAATGCAGTcacatccatccatcttcTATCAGTAGAAAGAGTTATCAGGGAGTTGAAGTTCTTGAAACAAGCGACCACCAAAATGTAACCTGTGACAACAGAATGTCAGATTTTTACTCTACTTTTTCATGCAAACAACTCCCATAAAACCACCGAAGGAGAACAACCCCCAAAGtgcagaaatttttttgctagAATATAAGGAACATGAACTGCGAAACCATTATGCATCCATTAGCAAAGTTCTAATACATGACAAACTCCAGTTCAGTTaaacaagttaaaatattacaaGATTTCTGAAAGACACAAAATGCATACGCATCAATCATCAGCTAAGCTATTATGGCAAACggaaataattaaaatcagACTGGTATTGCCAAAACCAATCCCCCGGCACAACTATGGCTAAGAATAGGACAAATGGACAATGAATTACAGCTGGCCCAAGCATGAACATATGAACGAAATATATGGAATCAGCAACACTGCACCTAAATTAGACATCAAGTGAAGCGCAATTATCCAGAGCTTACCAAGAAACACTAACCTGGATCTCTGAGAATGTTTAGACTGGAGTACGCGTCGCAATAGCTCGAGCTTGACAGAAGAACGCAATAATCCACCCCAAGAACCGGGCGAAATGCAAAGAAAGAAGGCAGCTTTACTCTCGCAATCGCATCAACTCCTCCCCAAAGCCGCACCGATTCCAGCAGGCCCCGCGGCGAAGCCAAGAATCACCAGCGCCAGCACCAAGAAACGGGGAAAGAACAAAGCTTCAGGCTTGAAACTGAAGCAAGAGCTCCTGAGGTGTTGACCTGCATCGAGAGACCAACACCCAGAGCTCCCCGCTCCCAGCTCGATCTGATTTGCTCTCGAAGCAGCTGCGGATGGGATGGGGTTGGATTCAGGGAGAGCTTCGGATCAGCATAAAAAAAGGCTCCTTTTTTCTTGGTATTGGTTGCATGTGAAAACGAAGACGCCACACTGCGCCGCTAATCAGGAACAGAAATACTAATGCCTTTAGTACACGCAGCTAaggtttctaaattttttttcaaaaacatcacatcaaatttttagatatctaaataaagcattaaacatagataaaaaaaaactaattgcacagttatgaaagaaatcttgagacgaatcttttgagcc
Encoded proteins:
- the LOC102721925 gene encoding 60S ribosomal protein L18-2-like, giving the protein MGIDLVAGGRNKKTKRTAPRSDDVYLKLIVKLYRFLYRRTKSKFNAVILKRLFMSKTNRPPLSLRRLAKFMEGKEEKNIAVIVGTVTDDKRIQEIPAMKVTALRFTETARARIVNAGGECLTFDQLALRAPLGENTVLLRGPKNAREAVRHFGKAPGVPHSHTKPYVRSKGRKFEKARGRRNSRGFKV
- the LOC102722213 gene encoding probable ethylene response sensor 2 codes for the protein MDGCDCIEPLWQADDLLVKYQYISDFFIALAYFSIPLELIYFVKKSAFFPYRWVLIQFGAFIVLCGATHLINLWTFAIYTKTIAVVLTVAKVATAVVSCITALMLVHIIPDLLNVKLRERFLKDKAEELDREMGIIRTQEETGRHVHMLTHEIRSTLDRHTILRTTLVELGRTLGLAECALWMPTRSGSALQLCHTIHNSAAIGSVVPINLPIVSKVFNSNRAERIPHTSPLASIKADKSRYVPPEVVAVRVPLLHLTNFQINDWPELSAKSFAVMVLMLPPDSARKWRPHELELVEVVADQVAVALSHAAILEESMRARDLLMEQNIALDAARREAEMAICARNDFLAVMNHEMRTPMRAIVSLSSLLLETNLTAEQRLMVETILKSSDLLATLTNDVLDVSKLENGSFDLEIAPFNLHSTFTDVVNLIKPVAACKRLSVMVTLAPELPPQAIGDQKRLMQIILNVAGNSIKFTKEGHVSITASMARPDALRGPHDPDYHPVISDGSFYLAVQVKDTGCGISPQDMPHTFTKFAHPDNVTDKWNSGNGLGLALSRRFVSLMQGNIWLESEGVGKGCTATFFVKLGMPEKPNANLRRMAPPLQPSQGAGGPDALSISIMDGDSRFQRVRYQSSI